The sequence GATGTCCTACCAGGTCAACGTTTCCGGTCATCATGCTAACTCCCTTATCGGCAAGAGGATAGGGGACGTGGTGGACGGCATATTCGTCAGCTTGCCCGGGTACAAGCTGACCATTGTCGGCGGAAGCGACAAGGACGGGGTCCCCATGAGGTCCGATCTCCCCGGCGTCAGGCGCAAGAACGTCCTCCTTTCCGACGGGACCGGCTTCAACGCTCCCGAGAACGGAATGAGACGCCGCAAGCTGGTCAGGGGCAACACCGTTTCCAACGAGACGACCCAGATCAACATGACCATCAGCGGCGCCGGCTCCAAGCCGGTCGAAGAGCTCCTTCCGAAGAAAGAGGAGAAGAAATGAAGGTATCCGTACAGCCCGAGATCAACATCGGGATGATCGGTCACGTCGACCACGGCAAGACGACCTTGACCAAGGCGTTGAGCGGGGAGTGGACCGATCGGCATTCCGAGGAGATCAAGCGCGGTATTTCTATCCGCCTGGGCTACGCCGATACGGCATTCTATTATTGCGAGAAGTGCAAAAGGTACATCGTCAAGGATTCCTGCGACTGCGGGGGGGAGGCCAAGTTCCTCAGGGCCATATCCTTCGTGGACGCTCCCGGGCACGAGACGCTCATGGCCACCATGCTTTCCGGCGCGGCCATGATGCAGGGCGCCCTTCTGCTGGTGGCCGCCAACGAGCACTGTCCTCAACCACAAACGAAAGAGCACCTGATGGCCCTGTCCATCATCGGTGTCGACAAGATCATCATCGTCCAGAACAAGATCGACCTCGTGACCAAGGAAGAGGCGCTGGAGAACTACCGGGAGAT comes from Methanomassiliicoccus luminyensis B10 and encodes:
- a CDS encoding 30S ribosomal protein S6e, coding for MVEFKTVINDVKTGMSYQVNVSGHHANSLIGKRIGDVVDGIFVSLPGYKLTIVGGSDKDGVPMRSDLPGVRRKNVLLSDGTGFNAPENGMRRRKLVRGNTVSNETTQINMTISGAGSKPVEELLPKKEEKK